The following coding sequences are from one Melospiza melodia melodia isolate bMelMel2 chromosome 2, bMelMel2.pri, whole genome shotgun sequence window:
- the AKAP11 gene encoding A-kinase anchor protein 11 isoform X2, which yields MPALRKACPGFFPDCRSLSFEGEQSSQPTQLRRAIVHCPTQLLAVSLLPGIFELSLNTKIGKIMDTYARAQGNRMKSRISIEKSFGESVLQSMKSLLHSRKELCNVSAEECLNQEEQDHFIEITFIGFAEGMGTAHLQELSAVSVELPDVLKSLQLRKLKENEAVFLKDIKKSLAKPYVMKQNQLPEVFCVMRLSPSFPRIKADYIFTLLSKYTAGIRYAVEINSSQKHQTETTHGEDDDTNQSVSSIEDDFVTAFEHLDEDEPSKLLSAGTCSFSSQNHRDAASQTVPAQCLEAVDSKIVVGSAHRKSSPRCSTLIDILGLKERSSVKNSVTTSISDPWIQRSFYKPYNPSDQGVNFLRKTLFSSSPAESSESDCSSPSPIIFLDEEGYQKSLKAKLQLPKIPVVKDGIEDSDSEVSEFFDSFDRFDELEQALENSCKIIRDPILGNPAQKRRTAHEKLSSASITMNPQKFKFDRPTLPANVKKPTPRKPESPYSSILEVPDSPRPVRTSGEENGGFFSPIRTSAFSPLGSCGSSECLCRINLAGEGAGPSHRGAGYDSYSAYADSVSCEILGSVLFSESSSEQTCAENYSKHKRVTVKEKRRQATDLKMKTSKEPEKQTKSKHKSLMIRDSIQKFATELVEKSFGSAFKDLQKGVSSCTNALCHLAARLTSSVFQMAFYEIGRRRAISLKERAINGIANFLVSEAITGALKELRQVKKQIFNNTVARFAADLAEELVFEGIMEVCQFSYPSTPTAQSSSFDYENKVVRSYARDLSESVIQEAFIELSQVDVTFTTQAAISVSMDNIKYVSAESMLESTQTSTVSPNFNDRVAQKPVQDSKKEYTVQQALFCTSGVVSSIPVPLAGRALSQQQVSSDAYKVKVSTVPNADDSTKIFKDSTHPFFSSRMREEEVASFRNIYLTSDHGQSTESTPSIFCNQNDTKLTNNRSAMNNNSELTSGSKGINTFSGTMVDMIVNEAYETITSSRVTKAVEEYSDFLTRKVIDKKPNVQGSGEDTPKSMFADHLAKYVIKQSVEESKTVLCNTSENLACNVSSQTYRDTSRKEQCVIKKQEAEKQSNVSIIVEQQQLPLNNPCKFLTPTHSVQCILESKDCWQEQKGNNFSSKSPPPCSTVTFARHVLEDCTDTGSCSITCLNKPSKKSDTQKLSAGALNYRQTDCFLHANSLPSEMFGSEGALQMEEKSSLKHGNTCLLPDTPPPTPLVPCQSSSERNLRKLSKKLKGELAKEFAPATPPSTPYNPPTADSSETEHDSLENEEFMLKLMRSLSEEVESSEDEDHSEVPVEKGEHSAKTIQYADSLASHIISVATEMAASHLGGKTNEREAGRQAQLGMQKKRCRYTAFVNIPEETCSSLWNYAGDMAGKVINEAKKVVKSRHCKLLRLKRVNCQVDCFYVSKSDKDGNSKEWCGPVQDQWLGERDSSGLPLPQGSGTTGLTSKYPSCESVTDEYADHIIRLLKREGGNAELLVDQYASRLAYRSIKSGLQQAARKTRFRCSRKTFPGQNAQVNGKLELIKAGNKDAVQQVKSSIHHCGGQVFERNVCTQRTECTELLHFSESLAHSITCDVRKKLKMSGTCLPKSLTDSCLYKKTEFDEVTGDLIKTRFSRTFLPFSPDHKLYHSTGNINENGYSEGIIQAIEQYARKVADDTLEMSLESAVLHVAESRKNGDKLSHTEKLSPFPGTVCRCCSMKEHRYCTESMSHHLPAQGSCIPVRHFLHSGLGGACQNSRVFQLDIPKIHVDVEQRMVFSDKGATAAIEKAERELSYTSLTADSGIGQDGVSFAESLTTEIMTSAMTNIGQTVTISSVGREGFHSVESVVSQQMSLSIGDDSTGSWSNLSFEDEHPDESSSFLHLSDSSAVFSSSPGSNGNSSSWSSLGLEGDMYEENLSFPTSDSDGTEDKDEDSKDAVEGLEQVRKTLSIMNIDLEPNLVDPQLRAALQWLAASETEVSDLHFRDTAAREFVFLSRRLRERDWKVGDLLQAVLKYCEIIETASDGEQAPSKSLVSWLLENV from the exons ATGCCGGCTCTGAGGAAGGCCTGTCCCGGATTCTTCCCGGATTGCCGGAGCCTCTCCTTTGAGGGGGAACAGAGCTCTCAGCCCACACAGCTCAGACGAGCCATTGTGCACTGCCCAACACAGCTCCTcgccgtgtccctgctgccag GCATTTTTGAGCTGTCATTGAATACCAAGATTGGTAAGATCATGGACACGTACGCCAGGGCTCAGGGCAATCGCATGAAATCAAGAATATCTATTGAAAAG agttttGGTGAAAGTGTCCTGCAATCTATGAAGTCACTGCTACACAGCAGGAAAGAGTTATGCAATGTATCGGCAGAGGAATGCTTAAATCAGGAAGAGCAAGATCATTTTATTGAG ATTACATTTATAGGTTTTGCAGAAGGGATGGGAACTGCTCACTTGCAG GAATTATCAGCTGTTTCTGTAGAGCTTCCAGATGTTCTGAAATCTCTCCAGTTGcgcaaattaaaagaaaatgaggCTGTGTTTCTAAAAGACATAAAGAAAAGCTTGGCAAAACCTTATGTCATGAAACA GAATCAGCTTCCTGAAGTCTTTTGTGTGATGAGGCTGTCTCCTTCATTCCCAAGGATCAAAGCTGATTATATATTCACCTTGCTAAGCAAGTATACTGCAGGCATAAGGTATGCAGTGGAAATCAACTCTTCACAAAAACATCAAACAGAGACCACCCATGGAGAAGATGATGACACCAATCAGTCAGTTTCTTCAATTGAGGATGATTTTGTCACTGCTTTCGAACACTTAGATGAAGATGAACCTTCAAAGCTACTAAGTGCTG GTACATGCAGCTTTTCTTCTCAAAACCATCGAGATGCTGCTTCACAGACTGTCCCTGCTCAATGTTTAGAAGCTGTTGACTCAAAGATTGTTGTGGGTTCTGCACATCGAAAATCATCTCCCAGATGTTCTACTTTGATAGATATTTTGGGACTTAAGGAGCGGTCCTCAGTAAAGAATTCAGTTACAACCTCAATTTCTGATCCCTGGATACAAAGGAGTTTCTATAAGCCATATAATCCTTCTGATCAAGGTGTTAATTTTTTACGTAAAACGTTGTTTTCTTCCTCTCCAGCTGAATCCTCTGAGTCAGATTGCTCCAGCCCAAGCCCCATCATCTTCTTAGATGAAGAAGGGTATCAAAAAAGCTTGAAGGCAAAACTTCAGCTGCCAAAAATTCCAGTAGTAAAAGATGGTATAGAGGATTCAGACTCAGAAGTGAGTGAATTTTTTGATAGTTTTGATCGGTTTGATGAGCTGGAACAAGCCTTGGAAAACTCTTGTAAAATTATTAGGGATCCCATCCTAGGGAATCCTGCCCAGAAAAGGAGGACTGCGCATGAAAAATTGTCTTCTGCAAGCATTACGATGAACCCTCAGAAATTCAAGTTTGATCGTCCCACTCTGCCAGCCAATGTAAAGAAACCAACTCCTCGTAAGCCGGAGTCACCGTACAGCAGCATCTTGGAGGTCCCGGATTCCCCTCGCCCCGTTAGAACATCAGGGGAGGAGAATGGGGGATTCTTCAGCCCCATTCGAACATCGGCCTTCAGCCCCCTGGGGAGCTGCGGTTCCTCCGAATGCCTGTGTCGAATTAATCTTGCTGGAGAGGGGGCAGGTCCAAGTCACCGTGGTGCAGGCTATGACAGCTACTCAGCATATGCTGACAGTGTTTCATGTGAAATACTGGGTTCTGTTCTTTTTTCTGAGTCCTCATCAGAGCAAACGTGTGCAGAGAATTATTCAAAACACAAAAGGGTGACTGTAAAAGAGAAGAGGCGGCAAGCTACAGATCTCAAAATGAAAACTAGTAAGGAACCAGAGAAGCAAACAAAATCTAAACATAAGTCACTAATGATAAGAGACAGCATTCAAAAGTTTGCAACTGAATTGGTTGAAAAAAGTTTTGGCAGTGCATTTAAGGACCTCCAAAAAGGTGTTTCTTCATGCACAAATGCACTTTGCCATTTGGCTGCTAGGTTGACTTCTTCAGTCTTTCAAATGGCTTTTTATGAGATTGGAAGACGCAGAGCAATCTCGCTGAAGGAGCGTGCCATTAATGGCATAGCAAACTTCTTGGTGAGCGAAGCTATAACTGGTGCTTTGAAAGAGTTGCGTCAGGTAAAGAAACAAATATTTAACAACACTGTTGCGCGGTTTGCAGCAGATCTCGCTGAAGAACTTGTGTTTGAAGGAATTATGGAAGTATGCCAGTTTTCATATCCATCAACACCTACTGCACAGTCCTCATCATTTGATTATGAAAACAAAGTGGTAAGGTCCTATGCCCGAGATTTGTCTGAATCTGTCATTCAGGAGGCATTTATTGAACTATCTCAGGTTGATGTGACCTTCACAACACAAGCAGCCATTAGTGTTTCCATGGACAATATCAAATATGTAAGTGCAGAAAGTATGTTAGAGTCAACACAGACTTCCACAGTTTCTCCTAATTTTAATGATAGGGTAGCACAAAAGCCAGTCCAAGACTCCAAGAAGGAATATACAGTACAGCAGGCTCTATTTTGTACCTCTGGTGTTGTGAGTTCAATACCTGTGCCCTTAGCTGGAAGAGCCCTTTCTCAGCAGCAGGTTTCCTCTGATGCTTACAAAGTGAAAGTGTCCACTGTTCCAAATGCTGATGACAGTACAAAAATATTCAAAGACTCCACTCATCCATTTTTCTCCAGCAGAATGAGAGAGGAGGAAGTTGCTTCTTTCAGAAATATTTATCTAACTTCAGATCATGGTCAAAGTACGGAAAGTACTCCATCCATCTTCTGTAACCAGAATGATACCAAACTAACAAATAACAGATCTGCAATGAACAATAATTCAGAATTAACAAGTGGGTCAAAAGGCATTAATACTTTCTCTGGAACTATGGTAGATATGATAGTAAATGAAGCTTATGAAACCATAACCTCATCTAGAGTAACAAAAGCAGTAGAAGAGTATTCAGATTTCTTGACAAGAAAAGTAATAGATAAAAAACCTAATGTGCAAGGTAGTGGTGAAGACACCCCCAAGAGCATGTTTGCAGATCATTTGGCCAAATATGTCATAAAACAATCTGTGGAAGAAAGTAAAACTGTGTTATGCAACACCAGTGAGAATTTAGCATGTAATGTGAGCTCACAGACTTACAGAGATACCAGTCGAAAAGAACAATGTGTGATAAAGAAGCAAGAGGCTGAGAAACAAAGTAATGTTTCTATAATTGTGGAACAACAACAGTTGCCTTTGAATAATCCATGTAAATTTCTTACTCCAACTCATTCTGTTCAGTGTATTTTAGAATCTAAAGATTGTTGGCAAGAACAAAAAGGAAACAATTTTTCTTCAAAATCACCACCGCCTTGTTCCACTGTGACTTTTGCTAGGCATGTTCTAGAGGACTGTACTGACACAGGAAGCTGTTCAATAACATGCTTAAACAAGCCTTCCAAAAAAAGTGATACCCAGAAACTATCAGCAGGAGCTTTGAATTACAGGCAGACTGATTGTTTTCTGCATGCAAATAGCTTGCCTTCAGAGATGTTTGGCAGTGAAGGTGCTTTGCAGATGGAAGAAAAATCTAGCCTGAAACATGGAAATACCTGTTTACTGCCCGACACACCCCCACCAACTCCTCTAGTACCATGCCAAAGTAGTTCTGAAAGGAATCTAAGAAAGCTGTCCAAGAAACTCAAGGGAGAATTAGCAAAGGAATTTGCACCTGCAACACCACCTTCTACACCCTACAATCCACCCACTGCTGATTCATCTGAAACTGAACACGACTCTTTGGAAAATGAGGAATTTATGCTGAAACTCATGCGGTCGCTTTCTGAAGAAGTGGAAAGTAGTGAAGATGAAGATCATTCTGAAGTGCCTGTTGAGAAAGGGGAGCATTCAGCCAAAACAATTCAGTATGCAGATAGCCTAGCTAGCCACATAATTTCCGTAGCGACTGAAATGGCTGCTTCCCATTTAGGTGGTAAAACAAATGAAAGAGAAGCTGGCAGGCAGGCTCAGTTAGGGATGCAAAAGAAAAGATGTAGATATACTGCATTTGTAAATATCCCAGAAGAGACATGTAGTTCCTTGTGGAATTATGCAGGTGATATGGCAGGAAAAGTCATCAATGAGGCCAAGAAAGTAGTGAAATCAAGGCATTGCAAGCTGTTGAGGTTGAAGCGGGTTAACTGCCAGGTAGATTGCTTTTATGTGAGTAAAAGCGATAAAGATGGTAATTCAAAAGAATGGTGTGGCCCAGTACAGGACCAGTGGCTGGGGGAGAGAGATTCATCTGGGCTTCCTTTACCACAAGGTTCAGGCACAACAGGTTTGACTTCCAAGTACCCAAGCTGTGAAAGTGTGACTGACGAGTACGCAGATCACATTATCCGCCTTCTGAAAAGAGAAGGAGGTAACGCCGAGCTCTTGGTGGATCAGTATGCCAGCAGACTTGCTTACAGGTCTATCAAATCAGGCTTGCAGCAAGCTGCTAGAAAAACCAGATTCAGATGCAGCAGAAAGACATTTCCTGGGCAAAATGCACAGGTAAATGGTAAGCTGGAGCTGATCAAAGCAGGGAATAAAGATGCAGTACAGCAAGTGAAAAGCAGCATTCATCACTGTGGAGGTCAAGTGTTTGAGAGGAATGTCTGCACACAGAGAACGGAATGTACAGAGTTGTTACATTTTTCTGAATCCCTTGCTCACAGTATCACTTGTGATGTCAGGAAGAAACTGAAAATGTCGGGAACATGTTTGCCGAAGTCTCTCACAGATTCCTGTCTGTATAAAAAGACTGAATTTGATGAAGTCACCGGGGATCTCATTAAAACAAGGTTTTCTAgaacttttcttcctttctccccAGATCATAAACTCTATCATAGTACAGGTAATATAAATGAAAACGGCTACAGTGAAGGTATAATTCAAGCTATAGAACAATATGCTAGGAAAGTAGCAGATGATACTCTAGAAATGAGTTTAGAGTCAGCTGTTCTCCATGTGGCTGAAAGCAGAAAAAATGGGGATAAGCTCTCACACACTGAGAAACTGTCTCCTTTTCCTGGAACTGTCTGTAGATGCTGCAGTATGAAGGAACATCGGTACTGTACAGAAAGTATGTCCCATCATCTACCTGCACAAGGATCCTGCATTCCAGTGAGGCATTTTCTTCATTCTGGATTGGGTGGTGCCTGTCAAAATTCAAGAGTGTTTCAGCTTGATATTCCCAAAATTCATGTTGATGTAGAGCAGAGGATGGTGTTTTCTGACAAGGGAGCTACTGCAGCcatagagaaagcagaaagagagctGAGTTACACAAGTCTGACAGCTGACAGTGGTATTGGACAAGATGGAGTCAGTTTTGCTGAAAGCCTTACTACTGAAATAATGACATCTGCTATGACTAATATTGGTCAGACAGTTACCATAAG CTCTGTTGGAAGAGAAGGATTTCACTCTGTTGAATCTGTTGTTAGCCAGCAGATGAGTCTTAGTATTGGTGATGATAGCACTGGGAGTTGGTCCAATCTAAGTTTTGAAGATGAACATCCTGATGAGAGCAGCAGTTTTCTTCACCTAAGTGACAG TTCAGCTGTCTTCTCTTCTTCTCCTGGCAGTAATGGTAACAGCAGTAGCTGGAGCAGTCTTGGTTTAGAAGGGGATATGTATGAGGAGAATTTATCCTTTCCAACATCAGACAG TGATGGAACAGAAGATAAAGATGAAGATTCTAAGGATGCTGTAGAAG GTTTGGAGCAAGTGCGAAAGACTTTATCAATAATGAATATTGATCTGGAACCAAATCTAGTGgacccacagctcagagcagccctCCAGTGGCTGGCAGCTTCTGAAACAGAAGTGTCTGACCTTCACTTCCGCGACACCGCTGCAAGGGAATTCGTCTTT CTTTCTAGAAGACTGAGAGAAAGAGATTGGAAAGTTGGAGATCTCTTGCAAGCAGTgctgaaatattgtgaaattataGAGACGGCATCTGATGGAGAGCAAGCTCCGAGTAAATCTCTGGTCAGTTGGCTTCTGGAAAATGTCTGA